The Punica granatum isolate Tunisia-2019 chromosome 4, ASM765513v2, whole genome shotgun sequence genome has a window encoding:
- the LOC116204975 gene encoding telomerase reverse transcriptase isoform X1: protein MPKKQRVPEVLWRLFGGRARPLLQMIVSLLPPPPPLAAAICERCARCKWRRCLGCSCGVGEAEAASFLLRPDDPQDYRKLLSQCFVVVDDNVPPYSGGYDVVIVRTQRQIVVNVIMKLRMENTPSANVICNGYDKLDRTSATLELLASSAWCLLSERAGGPFMSYLLSNASIFLPMSGVKYCQVAGPPITRLRHKLYKPTSDCFFQHPSVIQSGVQKKRRVGNQSRFSSDGCSISKSGTEPEEHVDKNGDNQISVVATTIGRNIEEATNNGLQGNYNQIIAKDRKRRRPFSWQRRRKKRRLEVAEVATASSSVLCEDTLSLPAKHHCSSKFTLKKMPMFCSCCLQLQAIGKSYQGAQIQRKSVFYNLESSSSGFPKSHELNLLKPDFAGSVSLLCKIFDLYNVDSLAQSIKCFHKAAFCGNHSSCLYHSTVNLLKTLIRRSRSCQYSRLLEKHCAPPLSDKDTSAKVANISEGNGLKKKFLESTDLEDINSYCSKSQVVSFVWAVCRSIVPPELLGTPSNWRILRRNIYKFIELRRFEKFSLKQCLHKLKASTFTFSADPSSSWQYNCLMLQNEGAHNVEEHKRCTELREIMSNTRHKMLERWIYWFFSCLVVPLLRANFYVTESEHGKQEVYYYRKSTWKKLTNGAMGSLTGQMFSSLEDAAVRNIVAKRSYGFSKIRFRPKKNGLRMLVNLKSPSFMPVQWSSVCAQSGESVKTRRLHRTLHKFKRSKSVNYFLHDTYAVLKSLKQREPERLGSTVSDYNDVYRKLCPFLLGLKNGGSLIPPVYVVVSDVVKAFDSVDQDRLLSIMKDVITGRVYTLAESCEMNCSRKSLWVRDKFFSADIDAIAKSFHGVIINQVVLAYLPLLYHAQNLGLQIGSKSVKRQEILFNLNEHIKHNILLFHKKFYLQRIGIPQGSVLSPLLCSFYFGYLEQNVILPFLEKAPEPVVDDSSTTKSCPGTLNALHLEDESACSSRFLLLRFTDDFLFLSTSREQAASLLSRLRRGFREFNCQMNEKKFSVNFDDGYTPRTQSNRADISVDGIQFVHWGGLLLNSCTLEIQADYSRYLNNHLQSTLTVCWQGKPASRIRARLCDFLRPKCHAIFFDSNINSAAVVRLNVYQVFVLCAMKFHCYVRDLSYICKFTPRFYFNIIRSSFRYMTKLIHRRMRTRYLPNIRPVLELKKGEVEWLGLVAYVRVLKRKQSLHKQLLASLRSRLLKHRISGSISPELSYAVDSRHSSVIWKVQY from the exons ATGCCAAAGAAGCAGAGGGTGCCGGAGGTTCTCTGGCGCCTCTTCGGCGGCCGGGCGCGGCCCCTTCTCCAAATGATCGTGTCACTGCTTCCTCCTCCGCCACCGCTCGCTGCTGCCATTTGCGAGAGATGCGCCCGGTGCAAATGGAGACGTTGCCTCGGCTGCAGCTGCGGAGTGGGGGAAGCAGAGGCCGCGTCGTTTCTCCTCAGACCAGACGACCCGCAGGACTATCGGAAGCTCCTCAGTCAGTGCTTCGTCGTCGTTGACGACAATGTACCTCCCTACTCTGGCGGCTACGATGTCGTCATCGTCCGTACTCAGCGCCAG ATCGTAGTGAATGTGATTATGAAGCTGCGTATGGAGAATACGCCTTCGGCAAATGTGATATGCAATGGTTATGATAAG CTTGACCGGACAAGTGCTACTTTAGAACTTTTAGCAAGTTCAGCCTGGTGCCTTCTTTCAGAAAGG GCCGGTGGCCCCTTCATGAGTTATCTCCTTAGCAATGCATCAATATTTCTGCCAATGTCTGGTGTGAAATATTGTCAGGTGGCTGGACCTCCTATAACCAGATTGAGGCATAAACTGTACAAGCCTACATCAGACTGTTTTTTTCAACATCCTTCAGTCATCCAATCTG GAGTtcaaaagaagagaagagttGGAAATCAATCAAGATTTTCTAGTGATGGTTGCTCTATTAGTAAAAGTGGCACCGAGCCAGAAGAGCATGTTGATAAGAATGGGGATAACCAGATCAGTGTTGTCGCAACAACAATTGGAAGAAATATTGAAGAAGCTACTAATAATGGATTGCAAGGAAACTATAATCAGATCATAGCCAAGGATAGAAAGCGTAGGAGACCATTTAGCTGGCAGCGGCgcagaaagaaaagaagactGGAAGTTGCAGAAGTTGCTACTGCCTCTTCCAGCGTATTGTGTGAGGACACACTTAGTTTGCCTGCAAAGCATCATTGCAGCTCAAAATTCACATTAAAGAAG ATGCCAATGTTTTGCTCATGCTGTTTGCAATTACAAGCTATCGGAAAATCCTATCAAGGGGCTCAAATTCAGAGAAAAAGTGTTTTCTATAATTTGGAGAGTTCTTCCTCTGGTTTCCCGAAAAGCC ATGAACTAAATCTCTTGAAGCCAGATTTTGCTGGTTCAGTGTCTCTTCTTTgcaaaatttttgacttgtaTAATGTAGATTCTCTTGCCCAATCAATCAAATGCTTCCACAAGGCTGCTTTTTGTGGCAATCACTCATCATGCCT GTATCATTCAACGGTCAACTTGCTCAAGACTCTTATTCGTAGGAGTAGGTCCTGCCAATACTCGAGGTTACTGGAAAAGCATTGTGCTCCTCCATTATCAGATAAAGATACCTCTGCCAAAGTGGCCAACATATCAGAG GGTAATGGGCTCAAGAAAAAGTTTCTGGAATCCACAGACTTAGAGGATATCAACTCATACTGCTCAAAAAGTCAAGTAGTGTCATTCGTATGGGCTGTTTGCAGGAGTATAGTTCCTCCGGAACTGCTGGGAACTCCATCTAATTGGAGAATTTTAAGGAGAAACATATACAAGTTTATTGAACTCCGGAGATTTGAGAAATTTTCACTAAAGCAGTGTTTGCATAAGTTAAAAGCTTCAACATTTACATTTTCAGCAGACCCGTCCTCCTCATGGCAGTACAATTGTCTGATGCTTCAGAATGAAGGGGCCCACAATGTAGAAGAacataaaaggtgcactgagCTGAGAGAAATAATGTCAAATACAAGGCATAAAATGTTGGAAAGATGGATTTATTGGTTCTTTTCATGTCTCGTTGTGCCGCTTCTACGAGCCAACTTTTATGTCACTGAAAGTGAACATGGGAAACAAGAGGTATACTATTATCGCAAATCAACATGGAAGAAGCTGACAAATGGAGCTATGGGTAGCTTAACAGGCCAGATGTTTAGTAGTTTAGAGGATGCAGCTGTTCGAAACATTGTGGCTAAAAGATCTTATGGGTTCTCAAAGATCAGATTCCGACCAAAGAAAAATGGGCTAAGGATGTTGGTCAATCTCAAATCTCCGTCATTTATGCCAGTGCAGTGGTCCTCTGTCTGTGCTCAATCTGGTGAAAGTGTGAAGACCAGGAGACTGCATCGAACGTTACACAAGTTTAAGCGTTCCAAATCTGTGAATTATTTTCTCCATGATACCTATGCTGTTCTGAAAAGTCTAAAACAAAGGGAACCAGAGAGGTTGGGCTCCACAGTGTCTGATTACAATGATGTTTATAGAAAGCTTTGTCCTTTCCTCCTTGGTTTGAAGAATGGAGGATCTCTCATTCCTCCAGTATATGTTGTTGTTTCTGATGTGGTAAAAGCTTTCGATTCTGTGGACCAGGATAGGCTTCTAAGCATAATGAAAGACGTGATTACAGGACGTGTGTATACTCTGGCAGAATCATGTGAAATGAATTGCAGTAGGAAATCCTTGTGGGTTCGCGACAAGTTCTTTTCCGCTGATATAGATGCCATAGCCAAGTCTTTTCATGGGGTCATCATCAACCAG GTAGTCCTGGCCTACTTGCCGTTGCTTTATCATGCACAAAATCTCGGCCTGCAG ATCGGATCCAAGTCCGTAAAAAGGCAAGAGATCTTGTTTAATCTGAATGAGCATATCAAACATAATATCTTGCTGTTTCATAAAAAGTTCTACTTGCAACGGATTGGTATCCCTCAAGGAAGCGTTCTGTCTCCTCTTCTTTGCTCATTCTACTTCGGGTATCTTGAGCAAAATGTGATCCTTCCATTCCTGGAGAAAGCTCCTGAACCTGTGGTTGATGATTCATCTACCACAAAGAGCTGCCCTGGAACTCTTAATGCTcttcacttggaggatgaatCTGCATGTTCTTCTCGCTTTCTGCTGCTTAGATTTACTGATGACTTCCTTTTCCTATCAACATCAAGAGAGCAGGCAGCCAGTCTTTTATCAAGGCTAAGGAGAGGCTTTCGTGAATTTAACTGCCAAATGAACGAGAAGAAATTCTCGGTAAATTTTGATGATGGATATACGCCAAGGACCCAGTCAAACAGGGCTGATATTAGCGTGGATGGTATTCAATTTGTTCATTGGGGTGGACTGCTGTTAAATTCTTGTACTCTTGAGATTCAGGCAGATTACTCAAG GTACTTGAATAACCATTTGCAGTCCACGCTCACAGTCTGTTGGCAGGGAAAACCTGCATCTCGTATCAGGGCAAGGTTGTGTGACTTCCTTAGGCCCAAGTGCCATGCGATATTCTTTGATTCAAATATAAATTCAGCAGCTGTTGTCCGATTAAACGTCTATCAAGTGTTCGTGCTATGTGCTATGAAGTTTCACTGCTATGTTCGCGACTTGTCCTACATTTGCAAGTTTACTCCGAGATTCTATTTTAACATAATCAGAAGTTCCTTCAG ATATATGACAAAGTTGATACACAGGAGAATGCGCACTCGATATCTTCCCAATATCCGCCCAGTTCTTGAGTTGAAGAAAGGAGAAGTTGAGTGGCTCGGTTTGGTTGCTTATGTAAGAGTGCTGAAAAGAAAGCAGTCGTTGCATAAGCAGTTGCTCGCATCACTCAGGTCTCGGCTGTTAAAACACAGGATCTCGGGGAGTATTTCACCTGAATTGAGCTATGCGGTCGATAGTCGCCATTCTTCTGTGATCTGGAAGGTGCAATATTGA
- the LOC116204975 gene encoding telomerase reverse transcriptase isoform X3, producing MPKKQRVPEVLWRLFGGRARPLLQMIVSLLPPPPPLAAAICERCARCKWRRCLGCSCGVGEAEAASFLLRPDDPQDYRKLLSQCFVVVDDNVPPYSGGYDVVIVRTQRQIVVNVIMKLRMENTPSANVICNGYDKLDRTSATLELLASSAWCLLSERAGGPFMSYLLSNASIFLPMSGVKYCQVAGPPITRLRHKLYKPTSDCFFQHPSVIQSGVQKKRRVGNQSRFSSDGCSISKSGTEPEEHVDKNGDNQISVVATTIGRNIEEATNNGLQGNYNQIIAKDRKRRRPFSWQRRRKKRRLEVAEVATASSSVLCEDTLSLPAKHHCSSKFTLKKMPMFCSCCLQLQAIGKSYQGAQIQRKSVFYNLESSSSGFPKSHELNLLKPDFAGSVSLLCKIFDLYNVDSLAQSIKCFHKAAFCGNHSSCLYHSTVNLLKTLIRRSRSCQYSRLLEKHCAPPLSDKDTSAKVANISEGNGLKKKFLESTDLEDINSYCSKSQVVSFVWAVCRSIVPPELLGTPSNWRILRRNIYKFIELRRFEKFSLKQCLHKLKASTFTFSADPSSSWQYNCLMLQNEGAHNVEEHKRCTELREIMSNTRHKMLERWIYWFFSCLVVPLLRANFYVTESEHGKQEVYYYRKSTWKKLTNGAMGSLTGQMFSSLEDAAVRNIVAKRSYGFSKIRFRPKKNGLRMLVNLKSPSFMPVQWSSVCAQSGESVKTRRLHRTLHKFKRSKSVNYFLHDTYAVLKSLKQREPERLLSIMKDVITGRVYTLAESCEMNCSRKSLWVRDKFFSADIDAIAKSFHGVIINQVVLAYLPLLYHAQNLGLQIGSKSVKRQEILFNLNEHIKHNILLFHKKFYLQRIGIPQGSVLSPLLCSFYFGYLEQNVILPFLEKAPEPVVDDSSTTKSCPGTLNALHLEDESACSSRFLLLRFTDDFLFLSTSREQAASLLSRLRRGFREFNCQMNEKKFSVNFDDGYTPRTQSNRADISVDGIQFVHWGGLLLNSCTLEIQADYSRYLNNHLQSTLTVCWQGKPASRIRARLCDFLRPKCHAIFFDSNINSAAVVRLNVYQVFVLCAMKFHCYVRDLSYICKFTPRFYFNIIRSSFRYMTKLIHRRMRTRYLPNIRPVLELKKGEVEWLGLVAYVRVLKRKQSLHKQLLASLRSRLLKHRISGSISPELSYAVDSRHSSVIWKVQY from the exons ATGCCAAAGAAGCAGAGGGTGCCGGAGGTTCTCTGGCGCCTCTTCGGCGGCCGGGCGCGGCCCCTTCTCCAAATGATCGTGTCACTGCTTCCTCCTCCGCCACCGCTCGCTGCTGCCATTTGCGAGAGATGCGCCCGGTGCAAATGGAGACGTTGCCTCGGCTGCAGCTGCGGAGTGGGGGAAGCAGAGGCCGCGTCGTTTCTCCTCAGACCAGACGACCCGCAGGACTATCGGAAGCTCCTCAGTCAGTGCTTCGTCGTCGTTGACGACAATGTACCTCCCTACTCTGGCGGCTACGATGTCGTCATCGTCCGTACTCAGCGCCAG ATCGTAGTGAATGTGATTATGAAGCTGCGTATGGAGAATACGCCTTCGGCAAATGTGATATGCAATGGTTATGATAAG CTTGACCGGACAAGTGCTACTTTAGAACTTTTAGCAAGTTCAGCCTGGTGCCTTCTTTCAGAAAGG GCCGGTGGCCCCTTCATGAGTTATCTCCTTAGCAATGCATCAATATTTCTGCCAATGTCTGGTGTGAAATATTGTCAGGTGGCTGGACCTCCTATAACCAGATTGAGGCATAAACTGTACAAGCCTACATCAGACTGTTTTTTTCAACATCCTTCAGTCATCCAATCTG GAGTtcaaaagaagagaagagttGGAAATCAATCAAGATTTTCTAGTGATGGTTGCTCTATTAGTAAAAGTGGCACCGAGCCAGAAGAGCATGTTGATAAGAATGGGGATAACCAGATCAGTGTTGTCGCAACAACAATTGGAAGAAATATTGAAGAAGCTACTAATAATGGATTGCAAGGAAACTATAATCAGATCATAGCCAAGGATAGAAAGCGTAGGAGACCATTTAGCTGGCAGCGGCgcagaaagaaaagaagactGGAAGTTGCAGAAGTTGCTACTGCCTCTTCCAGCGTATTGTGTGAGGACACACTTAGTTTGCCTGCAAAGCATCATTGCAGCTCAAAATTCACATTAAAGAAG ATGCCAATGTTTTGCTCATGCTGTTTGCAATTACAAGCTATCGGAAAATCCTATCAAGGGGCTCAAATTCAGAGAAAAAGTGTTTTCTATAATTTGGAGAGTTCTTCCTCTGGTTTCCCGAAAAGCC ATGAACTAAATCTCTTGAAGCCAGATTTTGCTGGTTCAGTGTCTCTTCTTTgcaaaatttttgacttgtaTAATGTAGATTCTCTTGCCCAATCAATCAAATGCTTCCACAAGGCTGCTTTTTGTGGCAATCACTCATCATGCCT GTATCATTCAACGGTCAACTTGCTCAAGACTCTTATTCGTAGGAGTAGGTCCTGCCAATACTCGAGGTTACTGGAAAAGCATTGTGCTCCTCCATTATCAGATAAAGATACCTCTGCCAAAGTGGCCAACATATCAGAG GGTAATGGGCTCAAGAAAAAGTTTCTGGAATCCACAGACTTAGAGGATATCAACTCATACTGCTCAAAAAGTCAAGTAGTGTCATTCGTATGGGCTGTTTGCAGGAGTATAGTTCCTCCGGAACTGCTGGGAACTCCATCTAATTGGAGAATTTTAAGGAGAAACATATACAAGTTTATTGAACTCCGGAGATTTGAGAAATTTTCACTAAAGCAGTGTTTGCATAAGTTAAAAGCTTCAACATTTACATTTTCAGCAGACCCGTCCTCCTCATGGCAGTACAATTGTCTGATGCTTCAGAATGAAGGGGCCCACAATGTAGAAGAacataaaaggtgcactgagCTGAGAGAAATAATGTCAAATACAAGGCATAAAATGTTGGAAAGATGGATTTATTGGTTCTTTTCATGTCTCGTTGTGCCGCTTCTACGAGCCAACTTTTATGTCACTGAAAGTGAACATGGGAAACAAGAGGTATACTATTATCGCAAATCAACATGGAAGAAGCTGACAAATGGAGCTATGGGTAGCTTAACAGGCCAGATGTTTAGTAGTTTAGAGGATGCAGCTGTTCGAAACATTGTGGCTAAAAGATCTTATGGGTTCTCAAAGATCAGATTCCGACCAAAGAAAAATGGGCTAAGGATGTTGGTCAATCTCAAATCTCCGTCATTTATGCCAGTGCAGTGGTCCTCTGTCTGTGCTCAATCTGGTGAAAGTGTGAAGACCAGGAGACTGCATCGAACGTTACACAAGTTTAAGCGTTCCAAATCTGTGAATTATTTTCTCCATGATACCTATGCTGTTCTGAAAAGTCTAAAACAAAGGGAACCAGAGAG GCTTCTAAGCATAATGAAAGACGTGATTACAGGACGTGTGTATACTCTGGCAGAATCATGTGAAATGAATTGCAGTAGGAAATCCTTGTGGGTTCGCGACAAGTTCTTTTCCGCTGATATAGATGCCATAGCCAAGTCTTTTCATGGGGTCATCATCAACCAG GTAGTCCTGGCCTACTTGCCGTTGCTTTATCATGCACAAAATCTCGGCCTGCAG ATCGGATCCAAGTCCGTAAAAAGGCAAGAGATCTTGTTTAATCTGAATGAGCATATCAAACATAATATCTTGCTGTTTCATAAAAAGTTCTACTTGCAACGGATTGGTATCCCTCAAGGAAGCGTTCTGTCTCCTCTTCTTTGCTCATTCTACTTCGGGTATCTTGAGCAAAATGTGATCCTTCCATTCCTGGAGAAAGCTCCTGAACCTGTGGTTGATGATTCATCTACCACAAAGAGCTGCCCTGGAACTCTTAATGCTcttcacttggaggatgaatCTGCATGTTCTTCTCGCTTTCTGCTGCTTAGATTTACTGATGACTTCCTTTTCCTATCAACATCAAGAGAGCAGGCAGCCAGTCTTTTATCAAGGCTAAGGAGAGGCTTTCGTGAATTTAACTGCCAAATGAACGAGAAGAAATTCTCGGTAAATTTTGATGATGGATATACGCCAAGGACCCAGTCAAACAGGGCTGATATTAGCGTGGATGGTATTCAATTTGTTCATTGGGGTGGACTGCTGTTAAATTCTTGTACTCTTGAGATTCAGGCAGATTACTCAAG GTACTTGAATAACCATTTGCAGTCCACGCTCACAGTCTGTTGGCAGGGAAAACCTGCATCTCGTATCAGGGCAAGGTTGTGTGACTTCCTTAGGCCCAAGTGCCATGCGATATTCTTTGATTCAAATATAAATTCAGCAGCTGTTGTCCGATTAAACGTCTATCAAGTGTTCGTGCTATGTGCTATGAAGTTTCACTGCTATGTTCGCGACTTGTCCTACATTTGCAAGTTTACTCCGAGATTCTATTTTAACATAATCAGAAGTTCCTTCAG ATATATGACAAAGTTGATACACAGGAGAATGCGCACTCGATATCTTCCCAATATCCGCCCAGTTCTTGAGTTGAAGAAAGGAGAAGTTGAGTGGCTCGGTTTGGTTGCTTATGTAAGAGTGCTGAAAAGAAAGCAGTCGTTGCATAAGCAGTTGCTCGCATCACTCAGGTCTCGGCTGTTAAAACACAGGATCTCGGGGAGTATTTCACCTGAATTGAGCTATGCGGTCGATAGTCGCCATTCTTCTGTGATCTGGAAGGTGCAATATTGA
- the LOC116204975 gene encoding telomerase reverse transcriptase isoform X2 — protein sequence MPKKQRVPEVLWRLFGGRARPLLQMIVSLLPPPPPLAAAICERCARCKWRRCLGCSCGVGEAEAASFLLRPDDPQDYRKLLSQCFVVVDDNVPPYSGGYDVVIVRTQRQIVVNVIMKLRMENTPSANVICNGYDKLDRTSATLELLASSAWCLLSERAGGPFMSYLLSNASIFLPMSGVKYCQVAGPPITRLRHKLYKPTSDCFFQHPSVIQSGVQKKRRVGNQSRFSSDGCSISKSGTEPEEHVDKNGDNQISVVATTIGRNIEEATNNGLQGNYNQIIAKDRKRRRPFSWQRRRKKRRLEVAEVATASSSVLCEDTLSLPAKHHCSSKFTLKKMPMFCSCCLQLQAIGKSYQGAQIQRKSVFYNLESSSSGFPKSHELNLLKPDFAGSVSLLCKIFDLYNVDSLAQSIKCFHKAAFCGNHSSCLYHSTVNLLKTLIRRSRSCQYSRLLEKHCAPPLSDKDTSAKVANISEGNGLKKKFLESTDLEDINSYCSKSQVVSFVWAVCRSIVPPELLGTPSNWRILRRNIYKFIELRRFEKFSLKQCLHKLKASTFTFSADPSSSWQYNCLMLQNEGAHNVEEHKRCTELREIMSNTRHKMLERWIYWFFSCLVVPLLRANFYVTESEHGKQEVYYYRKSTWKKLTNGAMGSLTGQMFSSLEDAAVRNIVAKRSYGFSKIRFRPKKNGLRMLVNLKSPSFMPVQWSSVCAQSGESVKTRRLHRTLHKFKRSKSVNYFLHDTYAVLKSLKQREPERLGSTVSDYNDVYRKLCPFLLGLKNGGSLIPPVYVVVSDVVKAFDSVDQDRLLSIMKDVITGRVYTLAESCEMNCSRKSLWVRDKFFSADIDAIAKSFHGVIINQIGSKSVKRQEILFNLNEHIKHNILLFHKKFYLQRIGIPQGSVLSPLLCSFYFGYLEQNVILPFLEKAPEPVVDDSSTTKSCPGTLNALHLEDESACSSRFLLLRFTDDFLFLSTSREQAASLLSRLRRGFREFNCQMNEKKFSVNFDDGYTPRTQSNRADISVDGIQFVHWGGLLLNSCTLEIQADYSRYLNNHLQSTLTVCWQGKPASRIRARLCDFLRPKCHAIFFDSNINSAAVVRLNVYQVFVLCAMKFHCYVRDLSYICKFTPRFYFNIIRSSFRYMTKLIHRRMRTRYLPNIRPVLELKKGEVEWLGLVAYVRVLKRKQSLHKQLLASLRSRLLKHRISGSISPELSYAVDSRHSSVIWKVQY from the exons ATGCCAAAGAAGCAGAGGGTGCCGGAGGTTCTCTGGCGCCTCTTCGGCGGCCGGGCGCGGCCCCTTCTCCAAATGATCGTGTCACTGCTTCCTCCTCCGCCACCGCTCGCTGCTGCCATTTGCGAGAGATGCGCCCGGTGCAAATGGAGACGTTGCCTCGGCTGCAGCTGCGGAGTGGGGGAAGCAGAGGCCGCGTCGTTTCTCCTCAGACCAGACGACCCGCAGGACTATCGGAAGCTCCTCAGTCAGTGCTTCGTCGTCGTTGACGACAATGTACCTCCCTACTCTGGCGGCTACGATGTCGTCATCGTCCGTACTCAGCGCCAG ATCGTAGTGAATGTGATTATGAAGCTGCGTATGGAGAATACGCCTTCGGCAAATGTGATATGCAATGGTTATGATAAG CTTGACCGGACAAGTGCTACTTTAGAACTTTTAGCAAGTTCAGCCTGGTGCCTTCTTTCAGAAAGG GCCGGTGGCCCCTTCATGAGTTATCTCCTTAGCAATGCATCAATATTTCTGCCAATGTCTGGTGTGAAATATTGTCAGGTGGCTGGACCTCCTATAACCAGATTGAGGCATAAACTGTACAAGCCTACATCAGACTGTTTTTTTCAACATCCTTCAGTCATCCAATCTG GAGTtcaaaagaagagaagagttGGAAATCAATCAAGATTTTCTAGTGATGGTTGCTCTATTAGTAAAAGTGGCACCGAGCCAGAAGAGCATGTTGATAAGAATGGGGATAACCAGATCAGTGTTGTCGCAACAACAATTGGAAGAAATATTGAAGAAGCTACTAATAATGGATTGCAAGGAAACTATAATCAGATCATAGCCAAGGATAGAAAGCGTAGGAGACCATTTAGCTGGCAGCGGCgcagaaagaaaagaagactGGAAGTTGCAGAAGTTGCTACTGCCTCTTCCAGCGTATTGTGTGAGGACACACTTAGTTTGCCTGCAAAGCATCATTGCAGCTCAAAATTCACATTAAAGAAG ATGCCAATGTTTTGCTCATGCTGTTTGCAATTACAAGCTATCGGAAAATCCTATCAAGGGGCTCAAATTCAGAGAAAAAGTGTTTTCTATAATTTGGAGAGTTCTTCCTCTGGTTTCCCGAAAAGCC ATGAACTAAATCTCTTGAAGCCAGATTTTGCTGGTTCAGTGTCTCTTCTTTgcaaaatttttgacttgtaTAATGTAGATTCTCTTGCCCAATCAATCAAATGCTTCCACAAGGCTGCTTTTTGTGGCAATCACTCATCATGCCT GTATCATTCAACGGTCAACTTGCTCAAGACTCTTATTCGTAGGAGTAGGTCCTGCCAATACTCGAGGTTACTGGAAAAGCATTGTGCTCCTCCATTATCAGATAAAGATACCTCTGCCAAAGTGGCCAACATATCAGAG GGTAATGGGCTCAAGAAAAAGTTTCTGGAATCCACAGACTTAGAGGATATCAACTCATACTGCTCAAAAAGTCAAGTAGTGTCATTCGTATGGGCTGTTTGCAGGAGTATAGTTCCTCCGGAACTGCTGGGAACTCCATCTAATTGGAGAATTTTAAGGAGAAACATATACAAGTTTATTGAACTCCGGAGATTTGAGAAATTTTCACTAAAGCAGTGTTTGCATAAGTTAAAAGCTTCAACATTTACATTTTCAGCAGACCCGTCCTCCTCATGGCAGTACAATTGTCTGATGCTTCAGAATGAAGGGGCCCACAATGTAGAAGAacataaaaggtgcactgagCTGAGAGAAATAATGTCAAATACAAGGCATAAAATGTTGGAAAGATGGATTTATTGGTTCTTTTCATGTCTCGTTGTGCCGCTTCTACGAGCCAACTTTTATGTCACTGAAAGTGAACATGGGAAACAAGAGGTATACTATTATCGCAAATCAACATGGAAGAAGCTGACAAATGGAGCTATGGGTAGCTTAACAGGCCAGATGTTTAGTAGTTTAGAGGATGCAGCTGTTCGAAACATTGTGGCTAAAAGATCTTATGGGTTCTCAAAGATCAGATTCCGACCAAAGAAAAATGGGCTAAGGATGTTGGTCAATCTCAAATCTCCGTCATTTATGCCAGTGCAGTGGTCCTCTGTCTGTGCTCAATCTGGTGAAAGTGTGAAGACCAGGAGACTGCATCGAACGTTACACAAGTTTAAGCGTTCCAAATCTGTGAATTATTTTCTCCATGATACCTATGCTGTTCTGAAAAGTCTAAAACAAAGGGAACCAGAGAGGTTGGGCTCCACAGTGTCTGATTACAATGATGTTTATAGAAAGCTTTGTCCTTTCCTCCTTGGTTTGAAGAATGGAGGATCTCTCATTCCTCCAGTATATGTTGTTGTTTCTGATGTGGTAAAAGCTTTCGATTCTGTGGACCAGGATAGGCTTCTAAGCATAATGAAAGACGTGATTACAGGACGTGTGTATACTCTGGCAGAATCATGTGAAATGAATTGCAGTAGGAAATCCTTGTGGGTTCGCGACAAGTTCTTTTCCGCTGATATAGATGCCATAGCCAAGTCTTTTCATGGGGTCATCATCAACCAG ATCGGATCCAAGTCCGTAAAAAGGCAAGAGATCTTGTTTAATCTGAATGAGCATATCAAACATAATATCTTGCTGTTTCATAAAAAGTTCTACTTGCAACGGATTGGTATCCCTCAAGGAAGCGTTCTGTCTCCTCTTCTTTGCTCATTCTACTTCGGGTATCTTGAGCAAAATGTGATCCTTCCATTCCTGGAGAAAGCTCCTGAACCTGTGGTTGATGATTCATCTACCACAAAGAGCTGCCCTGGAACTCTTAATGCTcttcacttggaggatgaatCTGCATGTTCTTCTCGCTTTCTGCTGCTTAGATTTACTGATGACTTCCTTTTCCTATCAACATCAAGAGAGCAGGCAGCCAGTCTTTTATCAAGGCTAAGGAGAGGCTTTCGTGAATTTAACTGCCAAATGAACGAGAAGAAATTCTCGGTAAATTTTGATGATGGATATACGCCAAGGACCCAGTCAAACAGGGCTGATATTAGCGTGGATGGTATTCAATTTGTTCATTGGGGTGGACTGCTGTTAAATTCTTGTACTCTTGAGATTCAGGCAGATTACTCAAG GTACTTGAATAACCATTTGCAGTCCACGCTCACAGTCTGTTGGCAGGGAAAACCTGCATCTCGTATCAGGGCAAGGTTGTGTGACTTCCTTAGGCCCAAGTGCCATGCGATATTCTTTGATTCAAATATAAATTCAGCAGCTGTTGTCCGATTAAACGTCTATCAAGTGTTCGTGCTATGTGCTATGAAGTTTCACTGCTATGTTCGCGACTTGTCCTACATTTGCAAGTTTACTCCGAGATTCTATTTTAACATAATCAGAAGTTCCTTCAG ATATATGACAAAGTTGATACACAGGAGAATGCGCACTCGATATCTTCCCAATATCCGCCCAGTTCTTGAGTTGAAGAAAGGAGAAGTTGAGTGGCTCGGTTTGGTTGCTTATGTAAGAGTGCTGAAAAGAAAGCAGTCGTTGCATAAGCAGTTGCTCGCATCACTCAGGTCTCGGCTGTTAAAACACAGGATCTCGGGGAGTATTTCACCTGAATTGAGCTATGCGGTCGATAGTCGCCATTCTTCTGTGATCTGGAAGGTGCAATATTGA